TTAAGGCAATTCAAGCGAGGAATAAAGCTCCCAAGACAACCCGAGACCCGTGAGTAATGCAAAACCATTACATGGgtgttttctttctctttttacaTGCTCCTGTAAAACCTCTCAAGTCAACATGATAATGCAGGCGCCTGCCAAAGCCAAAGGGCCAAACTGTTGGTTCTTTCAGGAAAGGACTCACAATGCTGCCCGAGGCAATCTCTGCAAGGTATTGTATCGTATTCTATCAAATGTAGTAAATGAATCTGAGCCTTTTCTTGCTCATCGGTTTTGTGCAGAACAATGCAACATCAATTAATGTGTTTACgttaaatattgtttttgtgAACCTGTGCTTCTTTTTCTCTATCACCCTTTTTGAGGAAAACCATGCAAAAACTTTATTATGATTAACTTTGGCAGGTTGGGTAACAAGGTGAAAGTTTCTTGGAAGCTCTCAAGTATCACTAAGCTGGCCAACGGAGAATATAGCTTAACCTACGAAACTCCAGAGGGAATAGTCACTGTACAGAGCAAAAGTGTTGTGATGACTGTGCCATCTCATGTTGCTAGTAGTCTCTTGCGCCCTCTTTCTGTAAGTTTCTTTTCCTGTCAAATTAGATGAGCGAGTTGATTATATACTGGTTTAAACTTTGATGACAAAGTTGCTGAAGCTATGGTCTATTTCAAGGATTCTGCAGCTGAAGCGCTCTCAAAACTTTACTATCCACCAGTTGCAGCAGTATCCATCTCATACCCCAAAGAAGCAATCCGTAGCGAATGCTTAATAGATGGTGAACTAAAAGGATTCGGCCAGTTGCATCCGCGCACGCAAAAAGTGGAAACTCTTGGTATATCTGAACTTCCCTTTATTTCCCCTAAGCTAGAAGTAACAACGTTGATCATAGTTGGATTTTTATGCAGGAACGATATACAGTTCATCGCTCTTTCCTAACCGAGCACCCCCTGGAAGAGTGTTGTTATTGAACTACATCGGTGGAACTACCAACACTGGGATCTTATCAAAGGTACTAATAAACATGTTTTCTTGAATTTCAAGACAAAACATATCTGGAAAgttcacatatatatttttgctcTCTTTTGCAGTCAGAAGGTGAGTTAGTGGAAGCAGTAGATAGAGACTTGAGGAAGATGCTGATAAAGCCAAGCTCGACCGATCCACTTGTACTTGGAGTAAGAGTATGGCCTCAAGCCATTCCTCAGTTCCTGATAGGTCACATTGATTTGGTAGACGCAGCGAAAGCATCTCTCTCGTCATCTGGTCACGAGGGCATATTCTTGGGTGGAAATTACGTTGCTGGTGTAGCATTGGGTCGGTGTGTGGAATGTGCTTATGAAACCGCGACTCAAGTGAACGATTTCATGTCGAGGTACACTTACAAGTAATGTAACCATTACGCAACAACGATTTGACTAGATTGCAGTTTTGACTTTAAGAACACTCTGTTTGTGAAAAAGACAAGTCTATGATTGagtaaatttatatgtataatgtatTACTACAAGTTGTGGccaaaatagcaaaaaaaaaaaggaaaaacacacacacaaaagcaggaatgagagagagagatgtgttAAATCTAGAAGAAATCGATCATAACTCTTGAATCTTGAGGATCTTCGTGAAGTGGTGACATCTTGATAGTGTCAACTGTTGTGGGTCTTTGAGATTTCTGTTGCGTGTAATGGGGGGAAGATGGTGATGATGTGAGCAGCATGGAGGAAGAAGGAGGAAACTCGAGGTTTGTAGGGTGAAGGATCTGTGTGAGCAGAAGCACAATTGACGCCATTGAAGATGaatgatgatgatcagctttGAGGAagcttctttctctttttaggtttttggtATGGAGATTTAATTGCCCAAGTGATgcaaatatatagagaaaaagTGGGCGCCCACTGTGTTAATCTAACGACGGTGGTTTTGTTCTAGTCAAATCCAACGGACGAGGAAATCCAATGGAACGCTTAAAAACTTTGGGTAGCAAGTGTTTTTTGGGCTTGACTTTTTAGCTCGCATTTATATCTCGCCCCAAATCTAGCTGTTCCTTGCTTCTAACTATTTTATGAACATTAAATAagtacgtttttttttttttttttttttttaaacataagaTTTCCATTGATTTCTCCCAATTGGGATTTTTACAACAACACATTACAACTTGAAATTGAGTAAAAATTGGTACAACCATACTTGTGGCTAGGAATTCGAAGGGCACACAGTCGGGTCGTGGCTAGCAACCCCGGACCACGACGTCAACTTCACCACTGAGCTTGTTAATCCAGGTTTGGTGCTCTCGCAACCAATCTCGCCTTCTTGCTATAAAGTTGCCACTGTGAAGCTCACAATGGAGGAAGGGATTAGGGGCATACCGAGAACTGCCAAATCCCGCAGAAAGTGGGTTTGCTGCGGAAGCTATCCTGTCGTAATGAGAGAGTACCTGCACTAAAAGAAAAGGTTTCATCCTGGCGAAGCAACCACAAGACCGCTACACCATCGGGATAGATGAACACCAAAATACGCCACCACCGAGAAACTGACGGCTCCGAAGACCGGCGAAGCAAGACCAGACCCCTCGCGTATTCTTACCCTAAGAACTAGAGCAAGTTCTTTACTGGAGGCAGATAGAAAGAAGACTCTGACGGTAGGAACCAGAGCCCACACACCGATGAAGATCAATACTCGAACCCACACACCGGGAGATGCGCATAAACCCGGAGGAGGAACATCACTAGACAGAACCGTGAGAGAGGGAGACAAAgaccagagagagagatggaaagCCAACGCCTAAGAACCATTCCTCGAACGCTGGAGCAGATCCAAACCCTCGCACGCAACACCGGGATTTTGCAAGTGACACCGCCAGGAGAAAATACACCGGTTCACGCCTTGAAGAGGAAGCTCCAAGTCCGCCTTGAGAGCAGAGAGAAAGAACGCCCACGCCGAGACACCAAAGCTAGGGAAGAAACCTTCAACTGCTACACCTCACCAAGCTAGAATCGAGTAGATTCAAGCCGGGAGAGTCAAAACCGCTACACACGCGCCACCACCGCCGAAGGCTACGACCAGATCTAAAACAGGGAAAAGTAGATCTGACGAGACTCCACCGCAAAAGCCGACTCCAACCGCCTTGAAACACTCACCATCTCGTCTTATCTCCAGATCGGGCTTAATCCACCGGAGCTATTTCCCCCCGGGAGGATCTAGGGTTCCGACTTCAAAGCTTTACCAGAGGGTTGACATGTTGAAGGAGAGAGGAGACAAAGGGATGAAGCAAAGGAAAAAGGAGATGGAGGAGAGGAAGCGCCTCCGACGCCGGAGCTAACGTACACCGACGGACCACCGGTGCCTCCGAACGTCGGAGCAAGATGGGGcgatttgttttttcttcttcgaGTTTTGATGAGAGAGAAACGCGTGATgagagaaatgatttttttttttaaataaatacgtACGTTTGATGAGAGAGAAACGCGTGATGAGAGAAATAAGTACGTTTGttgacaaaattaaataaataaaaaaataagtacgTTTTAACTTTCAATTAATCTATTATTTACGTATTTTATTTTACACTAATTTAGATtcgaatttttgaaaatataattattggCTGAATTTTTATGCTAATTAGAAAGCAGATCATACTTGCATTTTAGCAAAATAGAATCATATTAAATTACATCAAGAATTTCTTGGACCACAAAAAAATGAGTACtctaaattatatgttaatatataaataaaaacatgaatacAATGGAAAAAGACAGTGTTTTGTGTGTTGGAAAAGAGTTAGGAggttttagataattttagtTCTAGTTTAACATCAAGAATACTATTGGTATAACTTTGCCCCCAATAAATTTTGTAGGTAATAGTTGgccaattaaaaccaaatcaCATTAAATTGAAAGATGATccatagaaaataaaaaaaggaaatagaCAATATTCAATCAAATCCATCCATGTGTGGGCACAATGCATGTGCATACATGTTTAACCTTTTTTGCTTATTCAAAGTAAATAAAATCTTGGGTCAACCAAATTGTTATTTAAGCGAAGGGCCTCTGGTTTTCACAGTCCAAGTTAGGCCCAGTTCCTACATTTAACAGCCCAGCATATCTCTGATAAAACCCGATCCGGTCATTGACCCGCCCATCTCCAGCAATCCCGCACTCTAAACCGCCGTTTATAATGTTCGTGGTTAAACCGAATCCACCGGTCCGGTTAGCTGCCAAATCCGCCTCTGTAGGTCTGTATCTACCGATCATAACGTCATGGCACGAAGGTTTGGGACTCTGCTCCGTCATCCAAAACCAAAGTGCTGTTTGGAAAGCTATCACTGAATTATTCGCCACTATCTCGGGATTCCTTAGACCGTCGAATCCTAAAGCTCGACCGGCCGGTCCGTAGTTATAGTTCctttattcataaaaaaaaagattgagatcaatataatattatttacttcTGAAATATGAATGAATGATGAGtaagtaaatattaataaacataCCACGAGAGTTGAATTGGACCTCTACCATGGTAAGTCTTGTTAGAGAAACAAGGCCATTCAGTATTAGAAGAATCACAATAATTGCTTTGTGGACTTATTTCTTCTTTAAAACACAACCCCCAAGCATACGGTCCGTCCGGTGCCGTTGGCCACCCTCCAGTTGTTTCGTGTGAAATCTGAGCCAAAAACGCTGCCACCTCGCGTCTTCGTGTCTCCATGGATCCGATGCTTCCAAATCTTGGAAACCGCCTCGTTGCCTTCACAAAGGATTCGTAAGTGTAGAAACCATTTGCTGGACAAGCAGTATTTTCCTTGTGGATGAACATTGAGTCGTAAAGCGATTTTGGCACCAGACGCGCGACTGTGGTAGCCTCGGTTTGGTTGGAAAACAGTATTGAGAAGAATGAGAGAAAGAGGCAAAAGAGAAGAGATAAGTGTTGAGCCATTTTTAGAAGGATTTTGGTGTTTTCTTGTGTAAGAAGAACGAGGTTTTTTGTTCGTTATATAGATGTAGAATTGTGTAAAGAGTTGACTTTGACATTAAGGGTCGACTTTATCTTTTCTCTTGCTTTGAACTTTGAAAGTTCGTTATACGTATACATACTGCTTTGTTCCATTAAGTAATTGATGTTTATTCCATGTTACgactttttgttttgaaaacgTTTATTTTATATCCACTAACTTTTGTTTTGATCTACATGTACCATATGGCGCTTTGGTACTACATTTTCTTGGCTTCTATGTATAATCATTTTGGCCTTAAGTAATAAACCCAATAATTGGAGTCGGAGTCTTTGGGAACATGGCAATAAACAGGAAATTCAAcgaaaatgaaatatttttaattaaaatgttggTTAAGAACAAATAAACTTGTCAACATAATCATCGAATGATATAGACAGTGTGTATAACATTATAATGCGACTTATAAATACGATCTACAATCACTTCGGCTGACGATCCTTTATCGGTCAACGGCGCAGTATCGATTAAACAATATCAATTGAGTTTTTATTCTTTGAAGACCCATTCTCTTGCTTTTGAAACTCGTTTGTGATGTATGAGAGTGAATTGTCAAAGACCGATAGGTTTTTTTCAATTGATGTAGAAAATACATGAAAGTTTCTAGTGTGGCGGCTAACTActtgatatatcatataaaacatATCTGATAGAAAAATACATCAAGTATGAAGAAATTAGTTTCAAATCACCAAGTGCATGCATGGTGATTAAACTAATATGTTATAGGCTTACAGCTCATTCAAACTTATGTCTTAATTCCTCCATATCAAAGTTCTATATTATTATCTAGTTATGAGCATCTTAAAATGATGGTAAATCATTTGTAGGCtagataattgtttttaataagGGTgctttaatacaattttttttttttgagaattaaagCTTTAATACAATTGTATCATTATTTTCGTTTTTACTGTTTAGAAGtgcttcttttcttttaccTTCGTAAACATAGGTTGTAACTCGAATGCTTTTAATGAATGGAATCATGTGGAGTCATTCATGAGTATTAAGAAAAACTTACCAGTTTAATTTCACATCTTTTTGTGGgataaatggaaaaaaaaattgtgagtCATGTTAAATATCATTCATCATGACTAAAAAGAggaatgaaaaaaattaatggatgggataattcaaatataattactaaacaaatacatatatcatgcctttaatttttcaaatatcaCTATTCCATTCCGTTTTATCCATTGATCCAAATTCCATTTATTCCATGGAAAATGTCATTTAAATCATAGACTCTTAAATTTGATTGAAACAAAACACCAACTCTTAAAAATAATCTACTCATTTAGTTTAGTTACTCTCTTCGCAGTCATATAGCTTGACTTTGTAGTTAACCGAACATAATATAACCAAATTCAAATCATAAAGATAGTCTACTCAAAATCCAAATTAACTTTTACAATGTAACCTCATAACATAGTACATAATCAGTCAAGATAGTAAAACAAAGTCAATCATAAACtacaaataacaaaacatacCAAATTTTAGACTTGAGATACATTCTCCAAACTTTCTCCACTATTTTTCTCTCTAAGAGAATCAAACAAGATAACATGA
The Raphanus sativus cultivar WK10039 chromosome 1, ASM80110v3, whole genome shotgun sequence DNA segment above includes these coding regions:
- the LOC108829642 gene encoding protoporphyrinogen oxidase 1, chloroplastic yields the protein MDLSLLRPQPFLSPFSNPFPRSRPYYKPLNLHCSVSGGSVVGSSTIEGGGGGGKTVAADCVIVGGGISGLCIAQALVTKHPDAAKNVIVTEAKDRVGGNIITREEQGFLWEEGPNSFQPSDPMLTMVVDSGLKDDLVLGDPTAPRFVLWNGKLRPVPSKLTDLPFFDLMSIRGKIRAGFGAIGIRPSPPGREESVEEFVRRNLGDEVFERLIEPFCSGVYAGDPAKLSMKAAFGKVWKLEENGGSIIGGAFKAIQARNKAPKTTRDPRLPKPKGQTVGSFRKGLTMLPEAISARLGNKVKVSWKLSSITKLANGEYSLTYETPEGIVTVQSKSVVMTVPSHVASSLLRPLSDSAAEALSKLYYPPVAAVSISYPKEAIRSECLIDGELKGFGQLHPRTQKVETLGTIYSSSLFPNRAPPGRVLLLNYIGGTTNTGILSKSEGELVEAVDRDLRKMLIKPSSTDPLVLGVRVWPQAIPQFLIGHIDLVDAAKASLSSSGHEGIFLGGNYVAGVALGRCVECAYETATQVNDFMSRYTYK
- the LOC108840652 gene encoding chitinase 10, whose translation is MAQHLSLLFCLFLSFFSILFSNQTEATTVARLVPKSLYDSMFIHKENTACPANGFYTYESFVKATRRFPRFGSIGSMETRRREVAAFLAQISHETTGGWPTAPDGPYAWGLCFKEEISPQSNYCDSSNTEWPCFSNKTYHGRGPIQLSWNYNYGPAGRALGFDGLRNPEIVANNSVIAFQTALWFWMTEQSPKPSCHDVMIGRYRPTEADLAANRTGGFGLTTNIINGGLECGIAGDGRVNDRIGFYQRYAGLLNVGTGPNLDCENQRPFA